The genomic stretch cctcatctagtatagcgtcgatagcgtcgtcaaagctgctcatggtaggttttggcgcaggggttggtgttgtggcagcagcggcaggcttgtaggcagcccaaacccgcagaaacttcgcgtgcgcggtgctcaattgtgtaggtttgtcgcgccagaagcgcttagagtatgttttatatcgtggatgtagtgccgtagctgcgtagtaaatgggactttggaggatcttagtaaagtaattgctcgcttttcgcctcgcggctcgcaggttgatcgggatgtgatcttcgggcgcctcagatggctcgtggttgaccgattcgtatggccgaaggcgtgcatccagctcagttatcacactctcaaatactgggatgacctcgtagagtgcgccaaaacggccacacttgccgcggccttggaggcgatctgtagcaaacttgagcggctgcagtatcgccatgtactcagtaatcaccgcccagtcagccgccgtaaggccgtctgacctcatccaccgcggcacatcaggcagcttgtttcctctaatagctgcctgttcgtcagcctgttcagtctcgcgaatgtggtacgtggcgtatgcgttgatagcttgttggagctgaactccgcgcttaaagcagtcgtaatagctgttccaacgtgtaacacacggcttaattggctcgcgagtgccgccgctggcgcctgtgggcatgctgttaactgcctcgcgttggcaatcttcaaaaatactccactgcttcggcgtgttgatgtagttgataatatcaagatacacgccaagcggtccttctttccgccactccttcatgtaaaaatcctccatctttgtgttctccagggcgttgttatacgcgtcagcatccctcccgaacataatcgtttggccaacaaggttaagtatgtggcaagcgcagcggaggcggcgatcggaggcagaaaagtggtacatcgcggcgagtttgttaacagcggtgtcgttattgtaagcgttatcgagcacaaagtagccgagtttgctgcgattaatgctgaaggattgcaggattttggttacagcgtcagctatcgcctcaccagtgtgggcacccaccagctgcggcagcgcgatgggtaggtcaactatcgcgcccttactgttggcgtagtgagcaactacagaaaagaagccacgtttgccgccttttgtcgtccacccatcgaagcttatatgtaccttgctctcggcttcagccaacgcgcgcaccacctgaggccgtagccaactgtacaacctcatcacgaacgctgacacgctgttatgagacctccataacgccgcctctgcctcaggattagcaagcctgatcatcttgcgaaaagccggcgtctcaaactcgcggagtggtctgttgttgtcgaccagccagagcgcagctgcctgccgaaattcttgtacgtcgaagtttcctatagtcttgtacgcctctagactaaatttgacaccgcttagagctgcctgacgaagtgattgttgtccatgtttgcggagaggtttgcttaggattggaccatctttgctgagccgatgaccaggtttatcaagctggaggtgcccgttggcggcagtggttgacttcgttactcggtgtacaccattaggtagcttatgaatatgacagtacttgcacacaaagtacaactcatctgggtggtgagtaccctccttccagacacgccagccgtgttgaaaaatccagcttgccttgcctcgtggagtgctcagcggcgcgacaaacccctttaatcgcgaccaatcgacgccctcaaagtcgcgaaaatcgacgctcacagcgctatcctcctccaccgaagcctcagtggcagcgctagagaaagctaaaggctgtacaatagagtcctctggcttatcaaacattaactgcgactcccaggctggctcatcagtgagccgagaggcttgtgaggcagccaaaataggcagtggtgatgcccgccgagggcgctcctcgggttgttgtacaggcttacatggcggttcaatagcccgtgtgggcggctcgataacttgtgtaggcggctctgtaggcggatccggcgtactttctggcagctctatcggctgggttggctggctgccgtcacccaacagcgctttgagcgtaggtttgcgcgtacgttgtgctcgcttgaagggagtatcagcttcttcggcagcctcgggcttgcgttttgctggtatagagggcatggataaggctaaaagtaagccggagccgcgagaaagtaaggtgttgttaaatgttataagcctgatgtcagtagcactaggaatagaacatgtgtgaatcgtgttgtgtattgtgctacaggaattgagatctatgtctctgccagctagcgttgtgggcgctaagcctcgtacgtactagcctggagtgagtgagagatgggatggaacctaggtcatataacttacacgcgagtaggcttagtaagcaagatccaacactaagaattcgtcgttgagcagctatcccagaggcctcacctaggtatccccctccctcgcttactatcaaacaacaccaatcctatcaacattttgttctcaagattggttgattgattgacagaaatacagtggctaactgttggttagttggttggctccgaatcaaacaaatcaaacaacaatattgatgagatattgattaCTGACAACCTTGGAGATGATAGAGAATTTATATGGTGGACACCACGCAAACGGAAGCCCAGCCCATGGTTCCTTAGGTTGCTTTATTTGGGAAACCCCATCCAATGGTAGCCAGTGTCCTTTTGGCAATAGCAAAAAAATCGGCGAAAGTGTAAATTAAAGAATGTTGAGAGCAAAGAGCAGGAGAAGGTATTCATTGATAGCCGAAAAGACCACTCAGTCCATGGCCATGTGTTCAATTAAATGTATACGTCATCATGACGGCACAAGAGCTGGGAAAACATCGACATGGTATTCCAATGTTTTTATCCCAACGATAGCACAGTCTCGTGGGGCCTCTCTGCGTAGATATAGAGGATCAGAGAGAGCCAAGAGAGGAATGCACACGAGAATTGTATCGGATAGTTTTAAGAGAAACACAAAAATGATTGAAATGATCAAGGTAGGGCAAGAGCATCGTAATGACCCGGTAATTTTTTTGGAACGCAGGAGAAAGGTCATACACCTTGCATGGCAATCATTCAATCCATTTTACGGGGAAAAGGAAAAAGAGCAGTCGCACATCTATGCGCTGTTGAAAGACTTTTAGAAACCAGAGGTTGGAAAGACAAGGGAACAGGGAGATGACATGGGGATTTGGTACGTACAATCTTTTTGTAACGCTAAGAAATGAGCCATGAAACATTCACAATTTCGTTTCTGTAATTTCGTTGAGGAAGAGTATGGAGAAAGCCACAAATGTATTGTCGTTGACGTTATTTCAATATTTTGGGAAATGCACAACGACAAGGACATACATAGTACCTAGTATGCTGCTTTTGATGAAAATATGGAACTGAGGGTGTGGGTACAGGCTCCAAAAAGGAGAGAAGGAGCGACCCCCTCATGTCATGTTGGAAGCGTAGAATTGACTTAAGTCTAGACAGCGCAGAAGAGAAGACATGATTTTTTTTCAAGTCGGCTTTTACAGAAGAGCAGAGACCGCAATATAAGAGTATAGTCTGGATCTTTTCTGAACAATTTGTTCAAACAGAGTAATAAATGTTTCGTTCTCTATCtgtgttggaaggccttgtacgatcgtacggtgaataacagtagctaaggtaatcttgtgtattggtattctggtgtatgatgattctacgaatgtgggggctacgaaggtatacatagcgttgggtccgagttgggccgaagtaggatcgaggcggtacattgggccttattaggcgacacaccgtgtgtatgccgacactggcaatcttttcttattgtaacgactgatgtaaggaaaaacgggtcttctaaaaagggcacaatgagagggattccaaataggcatatgtgcctactccgtaggtcgctgcacagatccctctactcggattgacagcttgttgctttcgatgaaacgttctaacgcgcgatttggtgttgctttcgtgaatgcgtccgcggggttgtcctctccgttgatccagcggatctcagtgatctcgcgacgctcgtatgactgccgaagcgccatgatgtcgatcatcagtcgcttctcagcagttgttccgagtttgacgaggcattcatacaaggagtatgaatccgtacacacaataagtgggatcggtggtagacctaggcgtcctgtaattatcttgagggttgttaggatagcgatagcgatgtcgacaccgctaaccatgccgtacgtttctgaggcaagaacgctccgggtaacgcgtttgcatttggtcgaactccaatggattacgttaccacgaatatcaaacgtgctgtcttgtcgactcgactcattcgcaaggataagtaggtaccctagctgtgagctaaggtcttggttgttcgcgaaggatccgtctgtgaacactaccagctttgctgtagcgaggtcgagagggacgtatcgcaggcctcgttgtatgctctcagattgccactgcagccggcggttaagcttcacgtattctgtgtccttaggttgttgtatttgcgcagccgcggaaagatcgaacgatgcttcaggttggcatatcgacgcaatgtacgcgccacgcgcgcgctgctccatgtacttctgtgctcggtttgctgccttcggatcaatgatttcgatcttggcaccttgtcccttctgcgtaagtagaatcgtgtctccgcgcaacgttagagtacatccgttgaactcgagtgatacttctttggacagtctctccttgggcttagctcgaaaattggctttctggagcgcagcgtcttctgcaccagagaatgcaggcgtcccaatcgcgagagtatcgtctgtctgcaggcccactattccaaacgcttcccgtctcccgttcgtgatcaggaggcacgggtcatacgttgatgtag from Pyrenophora tritici-repentis strain M4 chromosome 1, whole genome shotgun sequence encodes the following:
- a CDS encoding Dimer-Tnp-hAT multi-domain protein — protein: MPSIPAKRKPEAAEEADTPFKRAQRTRKPTLKALLGDGSQPTQPIELPESTPDPPTEPPTQVIEPPTRAIEPPCKPVQQPEERPRRASPLPILAASQASRLTDEPAWESQLMFDKPEDSIVQPLAFSSAATEASVEEDSAVSVDFRDFEGVDWSRLKGFVAPLSTPRGKASWIFQHGWRVWKEGTHHPDELYFVCKYCHIHKLPNGVHRVTKSTTAANGHLQLDKPGHRLSKDGPILSKPLRKHGQQSLRQAALSGVKFSLEAYKTIGNFDVQEFRQAAALWLVDNNRPLREFETPAFRKMIRLANPEAEAALWRSHNSVSAFVMRLYSWLRPQVVRALAEAESKVHISFDGWTTKGGKRGFFSVVAHYANSKGAIVDLPIALPQLVGAHTGEAIADAVTKILQSFSINRSKLGYFVLDNAYNNDTAVNKLAAMYHFSASDRRLRCACHILNLVGQTIMFGRDADAYNNALENTKMEDFYMKEWRKEGPLGVYLDIINYINTPKQWSIFEDCQREAVNSMPTGASGGTREPIKPCVTRWNSYYDCFKRGVQLQQAINAYATYHIRETEQADEQAAIRGNKLPDVPRWMRSDGLTAADWAVITEYMAILQPLKFATDRLQGRGKCGRFGALYEVIPVFESVITELDARLRPYESVNHEPSEAPEDHIPINLRAARRKASNYFTKILQSPIYYAATALHPRYKTYSKRFWRDKPTQLSTAHAKFLRVWAAYKPAAAATTPTPAPKPTMSSFDDAIDAILDEDGEHTLEVEDEYDSWLKEPMWTSDQHKEGPTAVQYWLSLKPKYPHLSRLAIDVLTIPASSSDCERVFAGTGDIIEPQRRKIGAQLLAALVCLQRWTRAGFTTPSTTTAAKHTDEELTEEFAIGTWEEPPAELS